One window of Neptuniibacter halophilus genomic DNA carries:
- a CDS encoding N-6 DNA methylase translates to MSNNEIVQKLWNLCDVLKDDGINYSDYVTELVMLLFIRMEYEQVQNQVNFEHKLPQGCRWPDLRDKSGLNLLNHYRQMLLDLGKDDDPLIAAIYADSQTRLSEPRHLEVLIKALDAIDWFSAQRDGLGDLYEGLLEKNSTETKSGAGQYFTPRPLIDSIIRCIKPQAGELVQDPAAGTAGFLIAADAYIKEQTDDLYDLDEKAQRFQRNDAFIGMELVPNTRRLALMNCLLHGMEGDNEGVVHLGNTLGLPGTQLPKADMILSNPPFGTAKGGGGPTRDDFTYKTSNKQLAFLQHIYRGLKPGGRAAVVLPDNVLFEAGVGTSIRADLMNKCNLHTILRLPTGIFYAQGVKTNVLFFTRGTAANPRQEENCTENVWVYDLRTNMPSFGKRTPFGQQHLKPFEALYGDQANGTSVRTEGDWNFCPEDTEQTAETSRWRCFTRDYIRDQKGDSLDISWIKDEDSVDAASLPEPDVLAAEAMGELTECLRELDGLMQALGAGDQAQAQRDLLVEALGLEGNGVK, encoded by the coding sequence ATGAGCAACAACGAAATCGTCCAAAAACTCTGGAATCTGTGTGACGTCCTCAAGGATGACGGCATCAACTACTCCGACTACGTTACCGAACTGGTTATGCTGCTGTTTATCCGCATGGAGTACGAGCAGGTTCAGAATCAGGTCAACTTTGAGCACAAGCTACCGCAAGGCTGCCGCTGGCCTGATCTTCGCGATAAATCCGGCCTTAACCTGCTTAACCATTACCGCCAGATGCTGTTGGATCTGGGTAAAGACGATGATCCGCTAATCGCTGCTATCTATGCTGATTCACAGACTCGGCTCAGTGAACCACGCCACCTTGAAGTGTTGATCAAGGCACTGGATGCCATCGACTGGTTCAGCGCCCAGCGGGACGGTTTGGGCGATCTGTATGAAGGCCTTCTGGAGAAAAACTCCACCGAGACCAAGTCGGGGGCTGGTCAGTACTTCACCCCGCGTCCGCTGATCGACAGCATCATTCGCTGCATCAAGCCGCAGGCCGGTGAATTGGTGCAGGACCCGGCAGCCGGTACTGCAGGCTTTTTGATCGCTGCCGACGCCTACATCAAAGAGCAGACCGACGACCTCTACGACCTCGACGAAAAGGCCCAGCGCTTTCAGCGTAACGACGCCTTTATCGGCATGGAGCTGGTGCCCAATACCCGCCGCCTGGCACTGATGAACTGTCTGCTGCACGGCATGGAAGGTGATAACGAAGGCGTGGTGCACCTGGGAAACACGCTCGGTCTGCCCGGCACTCAGTTGCCCAAGGCGGATATGATCCTCTCTAATCCACCTTTTGGCACTGCCAAGGGCGGTGGCGGGCCGACCCGCGATGATTTCACCTACAAGACCAGCAACAAGCAGCTGGCGTTTCTGCAGCATATCTATCGCGGCCTCAAGCCCGGTGGTCGTGCGGCGGTGGTGCTGCCCGATAACGTGCTGTTTGAAGCCGGTGTCGGTACCAGCATCCGCGCCGACCTAATGAACAAATGCAACCTGCACACCATCCTGCGGCTGCCGACCGGTATCTTCTACGCGCAGGGCGTGAAGACCAACGTGCTGTTCTTCACCCGAGGCACCGCGGCAAATCCTCGGCAGGAGGAAAACTGCACTGAAAACGTCTGGGTCTACGATCTGCGTACCAATATGCCCAGCTTCGGTAAGCGCACCCCGTTTGGCCAACAACATCTCAAGCCCTTCGAAGCCCTCTATGGTGATCAGGCCAACGGCACCAGTGTACGCACTGAGGGCGATTGGAACTTCTGTCCTGAAGACACCGAGCAAACCGCCGAAACCAGTCGCTGGCGCTGTTTCACTCGTGATTACATTCGCGACCAGAAAGGTGACTCGCTGGATATCAGCTGGATTAAGGATGAGGACAGCGTCGATGCCGCCAGCCTGCCGGAGCCCGACGTGCTAGCTGCTGAAGCTATGGGTGAGCTGACCGAGTGTTTGCGAGAGCTGGATGGACTGATGCAGGCGCTGGGAGCTGGTGATCAGGCGCAAGCTCAAAGGGACCTATTGGTTGAGGCGCTGGGTCTGGAGGGTAACGGTGTTAAATAA
- a CDS encoding restriction endonuclease subunit S: protein MLNNSLPSGWAAAAIKDALRIESVMSDGDWVESKDQDPSGNIRLIQLADIGDGDFRNKSKRFMNLEAADRLNCTYLQKGDVLIARMPDPLGRACIFPGVGQESVTVVDVCLVRCSEGSAVSSTILKHWINSPSVRNAIALQATGTTRKRITRKKLEALELPLPPLAEQQQIAARLDALLAQVDTLKTRLDSIPAILKRFRQSILAAAVSGRLTEEWRGSPATSFNQSPVTIGKEADAAPKGWGWKLLTDLAVLESGHTPRKSVPEYWEGGDVYWISLQDIRAAHGTEIQDTKHKPTMLGIDNSSARLLPAGTVCFSRDISVGFTTIMGHEMSTTQHFANWICGEGLSNKYLMYALMAAKGHLTISGQGTTVKTIYMPALKQFRLLLPPVEEQSEIVRRVEQLFAFADQMEQRVKDAQSRVNLLTQSILAKAFRGELTAEWREQNPDLISDENSAEALLERIKAERAAMKPAKRGRRKVSA from the coding sequence GTGTTAAATAACAGCTTGCCCAGCGGTTGGGCAGCCGCCGCTATCAAAGATGCGTTAAGAATCGAATCAGTAATGTCTGATGGCGATTGGGTTGAATCCAAGGACCAAGACCCTAGCGGCAACATCAGATTGATACAGCTTGCTGATATTGGGGATGGTGATTTTCGGAATAAGTCCAAGCGGTTTATGAATCTGGAAGCTGCAGATCGACTTAATTGCACTTACTTGCAAAAAGGGGATGTTTTAATTGCTCGTATGCCAGACCCTCTCGGCCGCGCATGTATTTTTCCGGGCGTTGGCCAGGAGTCTGTAACAGTCGTTGACGTTTGCCTTGTTCGCTGTTCCGAAGGGTCAGCAGTTTCTAGCACCATACTGAAGCATTGGATCAATTCTCCCTCTGTTAGAAACGCAATTGCACTGCAGGCGACAGGAACAACACGCAAAAGAATTACTCGGAAGAAGCTAGAAGCTTTAGAGCTACCACTTCCCCCTCTAGCCGAACAACAGCAGATCGCCGCCCGACTGGACGCGCTGCTGGCGCAGGTGGACACCCTCAAAACCCGCCTCGACAGCATCCCCGCCATCCTCAAACGCTTCCGCCAATCCATCCTCGCCGCTGCGGTGAGTGGACGATTGACGGAGGAGTGGCGAGGCTCACCTGCCACTTCATTCAATCAATCACCTGTCACAATTGGCAAAGAGGCTGACGCAGCCCCCAAAGGCTGGGGATGGAAATTATTGACCGACCTAGCCGTACTGGAGTCAGGCCATACACCGAGAAAGTCTGTTCCTGAGTATTGGGAAGGTGGAGACGTTTACTGGATAAGCTTGCAGGATATCAGGGCAGCTCATGGTACGGAGATTCAGGACACTAAGCACAAACCAACGATGCTAGGAATAGACAACTCTAGCGCTCGTTTACTGCCCGCAGGTACGGTGTGTTTCTCTCGTGATATATCAGTTGGTTTCACGACAATTATGGGACATGAAATGTCCACTACTCAGCACTTTGCCAACTGGATTTGCGGCGAAGGTTTGAGCAACAAGTATTTGATGTATGCGTTGATGGCCGCGAAAGGGCATCTCACTATTTCGGGGCAAGGAACTACGGTGAAGACCATTTACATGCCTGCACTCAAACAGTTCCGATTACTTCTTCCTCCGGTAGAAGAACAATCCGAAATCGTCCGCCGTGTTGAACAGCTCTTCGCCTTCGCCGACCAGATGGAACAGCGGGTCAAGGATGCCCAGTCACGGGTCAACCTCCTCACCCAATCGATCCTCGCCAAAGCCTTCCGCGGCGAACTCACCGCCGAATGGCGCGAACAGAATCCCGATCTGATCAGCGATGAAAACTCAGCAGAAGCTTTGCTGGAACGGATCAAGGCTGAGCGAGCGGCGATGAAGCCCGCCAAGCGCGGCAGAAGGAAGGTGAGCGCGTGA
- a CDS encoding DUF4020 domain-containing protein, with amino-acid sequence MIFSGVQFPKQLTDAIDSRQVVVFAGAGVSMGEPANLGSFWELACDIAKNTGESPRLLGTNGDGKEFWEALDQFLGRLPLEKGTLNARAVKSLKTGTAHTALHASIVRLFGKPEQVRIVTTNFDLLFEAACEAKWDESPKIYTAPALPLGSSFSGIVHVHGAVDDLDSIVLTDSDFGRAYLTEGWARRFLVDLFESYTVLFVGYSHDDTVLQYLARALPDKAKDKRFALVGNDESPEKWELLGIVPLTYTKPDSKDYSNLYAAAEGLADYANRRPSQWQKLIGEIARSLPGEMDVEDAATLRHALNDVSKVRFFCDKATAVEWIEWLDNEKVFDDLFDMDWPASDSTAKLFGDWLTECHVEKQTDRLFQLLAKHHLKLGVWFWWGLAHKVSQSDKVENFDRWLDLLLQTKPAAIDVHALQFLAKKAHANDMFDQVLRLFEIMGTTQLAIRDPLRKSNPSDSYQVRTELDIPSPEWNLNEVWEKNLQPRIGSKHREILATCTRLLLNRNALARTWNNASDDYDWDSYGRSAIADHEQDEYPNTIDVIIKAARAAVETMATDIPEQTRLWIWNQHFSPSHLLRRLAIHAIGFLHAYDSDQKIRLLLVKGLYKEPYLQESITLLEENYAALSPAIKEEVVEAILGYRSSSKDDPEYYSASEHFQWLRALQKVDESCPIVKKALDAITAKYNDIPERPYPALKSWTESGWSESESPWSVEDLLSKDTTEWFDELMQFKGETKFRGPTRSGLQQAITDASKKKPEWGFKLADFLKDSGGWESDFWEPLLRGLSAWPETFEDAAPLLSLIALKELQKRQPSHVADILYYAVQNKGVPYLSKILEPTNKVAKNLRNHFVPAVFEKDQHDWLTQALNTPEGRLAEYWIHALDAYSRINARELVEPYRDELTKLCDKSEAKSRYAIPPIARQITFLTAIDEEWSTHNLYPLFTDENDEIAALAWQGFLGCRGPSNFVFAILKDAFSAAIPRLDAILAGKKDRFIEFYAAAGLWHLEDPSADWIPKLLTSITEVERAVLAEKMSALLKGLEQDDLNKSWDDWLRNYWQSRIDGAPAELTPEEVIQMLNWLPTLGEKFSEGVGLAIQMPPTHLRDCFCLRSILIKGLVKDQPNAVAQLITYLLGCTHETWTFHDLDKLLAAISIQDLNPQIKDGLNEALIQFGFHPID; translated from the coding sequence GTGATCTTTAGCGGTGTACAGTTCCCCAAGCAGTTAACGGACGCTATCGATAGCCGCCAGGTCGTTGTGTTTGCTGGTGCAGGCGTATCAATGGGAGAGCCTGCAAACTTAGGTAGCTTCTGGGAGCTTGCTTGCGACATCGCTAAGAACACTGGTGAATCGCCAAGGTTGTTGGGAACCAATGGTGATGGAAAGGAATTCTGGGAGGCATTAGATCAGTTCTTAGGCCGTTTGCCGCTAGAAAAAGGGACTCTAAATGCCCGTGCGGTAAAAAGTCTTAAAACGGGAACTGCTCACACAGCCCTTCATGCATCCATAGTGCGCCTGTTCGGTAAACCAGAACAGGTTCGCATCGTGACGACAAACTTTGATCTGCTGTTCGAGGCAGCCTGCGAAGCGAAGTGGGATGAGTCTCCCAAGATTTATACCGCACCAGCTCTGCCGCTTGGGTCCTCTTTCTCCGGGATTGTGCACGTCCACGGTGCGGTGGATGATTTGGATAGCATAGTTCTCACCGATAGTGACTTCGGTCGAGCCTATCTAACCGAGGGTTGGGCCAGACGTTTTCTGGTTGATCTCTTCGAAAGCTATACCGTGTTATTCGTAGGCTACAGCCATGACGATACGGTGTTGCAGTACCTGGCACGGGCACTGCCTGACAAAGCCAAAGACAAACGCTTTGCGCTGGTTGGAAATGACGAGTCTCCCGAAAAGTGGGAGTTGCTCGGCATCGTCCCACTGACCTACACGAAACCGGACAGCAAAGACTATTCGAACCTCTACGCAGCTGCCGAAGGATTGGCAGATTATGCCAACCGCCGCCCCAGTCAGTGGCAAAAGCTGATCGGCGAGATTGCCCGCAGTCTCCCTGGTGAAATGGACGTAGAGGATGCGGCGACGCTCAGGCATGCCTTGAATGATGTTTCTAAGGTGCGTTTCTTCTGCGACAAAGCGACCGCCGTTGAGTGGATCGAATGGTTGGATAACGAGAAGGTTTTTGACGACCTGTTCGATATGGATTGGCCTGCTTCGGATTCAACCGCTAAATTGTTCGGAGATTGGTTAACGGAGTGTCATGTCGAAAAACAGACCGATCGCTTGTTCCAACTGCTCGCAAAACACCACCTTAAGCTAGGAGTGTGGTTTTGGTGGGGACTGGCTCACAAAGTAAGCCAGAGTGACAAGGTTGAAAATTTTGACCGCTGGTTAGATCTGTTGCTGCAGACAAAACCGGCAGCTATCGACGTACATGCTCTTCAGTTCCTGGCAAAGAAAGCTCATGCCAATGATATGTTCGATCAGGTATTGCGCCTGTTTGAGATCATGGGAACAACTCAACTGGCAATAAGGGATCCTTTACGCAAGAGCAACCCATCAGACAGTTACCAAGTCCGAACTGAGCTGGATATTCCGTCACCGGAGTGGAACCTCAATGAGGTGTGGGAGAAAAATCTACAACCAAGGATAGGGTCCAAGCACCGAGAGATCCTAGCGACTTGTACAAGGCTGCTGCTAAATCGGAATGCGTTAGCCCGCACCTGGAACAATGCCTCAGATGACTACGATTGGGATAGCTATGGCCGCTCTGCCATCGCGGATCATGAACAGGATGAGTATCCAAACACGATCGATGTCATCATCAAAGCTGCTAGAGCGGCTGTTGAGACGATGGCAACTGACATACCAGAACAAACCAGGTTATGGATTTGGAATCAACATTTCTCTCCGTCGCACCTTCTTCGGAGGCTTGCAATCCACGCTATTGGGTTCCTGCATGCATACGATAGCGATCAGAAGATTCGGTTGTTACTCGTTAAGGGTCTGTACAAAGAGCCTTATCTACAGGAATCCATAACGCTACTAGAGGAAAATTATGCTGCGTTGTCTCCTGCCATAAAAGAGGAGGTAGTTGAAGCAATCCTGGGGTATCGGAGCTCGTCTAAGGACGACCCTGAGTATTACTCAGCCTCAGAGCATTTCCAGTGGCTGAGAGCACTGCAAAAGGTTGATGAGAGCTGCCCTATAGTCAAAAAGGCCTTAGATGCGATTACGGCCAAGTACAACGACATACCAGAGCGTCCTTATCCAGCGCTGAAATCATGGACTGAATCGGGCTGGAGTGAATCTGAGAGCCCCTGGTCTGTTGAAGATCTCCTCAGCAAAGATACCACTGAGTGGTTTGATGAACTCATGCAGTTCAAAGGAGAAACCAAATTCCGAGGACCGACGCGATCCGGGCTGCAGCAGGCAATCACGGACGCGTCGAAGAAAAAACCTGAATGGGGTTTCAAGCTTGCTGATTTCCTAAAAGATTCCGGCGGCTGGGAGTCTGACTTCTGGGAGCCGCTACTCAGGGGTTTGAGTGCGTGGCCGGAAACTTTTGAAGATGCTGCTCCTCTTCTAAGTTTGATCGCGCTAAAGGAGCTGCAAAAGCGGCAGCCCTCGCATGTCGCAGATATTCTTTACTACGCGGTACAGAACAAAGGGGTTCCCTATCTCTCCAAAATTTTAGAGCCCACCAACAAGGTTGCTAAGAATCTACGGAACCACTTCGTACCAGCCGTATTTGAGAAGGACCAGCATGATTGGCTGACCCAAGCTCTTAACACTCCAGAGGGACGTCTGGCTGAATATTGGATTCATGCCCTAGATGCGTATTCCCGAATAAATGCGAGAGAACTGGTTGAACCCTATCGAGATGAGCTGACGAAGCTCTGCGACAAGTCAGAAGCTAAAAGCCGATATGCAATTCCGCCGATCGCTCGACAGATAACCTTTCTAACCGCGATTGATGAGGAGTGGTCAACACATAACCTCTATCCGTTGTTCACTGACGAAAACGATGAAATAGCTGCGCTGGCTTGGCAAGGATTTCTTGGTTGTCGCGGCCCCTCTAACTTTGTCTTTGCCATCCTTAAAGATGCTTTTTCCGCAGCAATACCCCGCTTGGACGCAATCCTAGCTGGTAAGAAAGATAGGTTCATCGAGTTCTATGCTGCTGCTGGATTGTGGCATCTAGAAGATCCTTCTGCCGACTGGATACCCAAGCTGCTCACTTCAATTACAGAAGTAGAGCGTGCGGTGTTAGCCGAGAAAATGAGTGCGTTGCTGAAAGGGCTCGAGCAAGATGACCTAAACAAATCCTGGGACGACTGGTTGCGCAATTATTGGCAAAGTCGGATTGATGGGGCACCAGCTGAGCTTACCCCTGAAGAAGTCATACAGATGCTCAATTGGCTCCCAACGCTAGGAGAAAAATTCTCTGAGGGTGTTGGTTTGGCAATTCAGATGCCCCCCACCCATCTGAGGGATTGCTTCTGTTTGCGGTCAATTCTCATTAAAGGCTTAGTAAAGGATCAGCCGAATGCTGTAGCACAGTTGATCACTTATCTCTTGGGGTGCACTCACGAAACCTGGACCTTTCATGACTTGGACAAGTTGCTAGCTGCCATTTCAATACAAGACCTTAACCCGCAGATCAAAGATGGTCTGAACGAAGCACTCATACAATTTGGGTTTCACCCCATCGATTAG